ACTTACAGCGAATCTTCAGGGTCGTGGTTATCAGGCAGACGGGCTGCATGGTAACTTGAACCAGACCCAGCGTGATCGCGTTATGAACCGTTTCCGTAAAGGTACTATTGAAGTGCTCGTTGCAACAGACGTAGCAGCTCGTGGTATTGACGTAGATGACGTTGAAGCTGTTGTTAACTACGATATTCCAAACGATGTTGAGTACTACGTTCACCGTATTGGCCGTACCGGTCGTGCAGGACGTATGGGGCGTGCATTCACCTTTGTTTCCGGTAAAGAATTCTGGAAACTTCGCGATATCAAACGCTTCACCAAAGCTCGCATCGTTCAGCATCAGGTTCCAACCATTGCGGACGTTGAAAATGCGAAATCAAGCAAACTGCTCGACGAAATTCGCGACAACATCCACAAGCATGAACTTGACCGTTACCTTACAATCGTTGACGATTTCATTCAGAACGAATTTGATGGTGACCTCACTACTGCTGAGATGGCAGCTGCTCTGCTTAAAATTCTTATGCACCGTGACCTCGGTGACGCAATGCCTGAGCAGAAGAAATCATTCGGTGACACCGGCGCACAGGCAGGCATGGTTCGTCTGTTTATCAACATTGGTCGTAAGAACCGCATCGGCGCTCGCGATATCGTAGGCGCTATTGCTGGCGAATCCGGACTTCCTGGTAAAATGATCGGTGCAATTGATATTTATGACCGTTTCACCTTCGTTGAAGTTCCGGAAGACTACGCACAGGAAGTTCTTAATGTAATGAACGGCAACCAGATTCGTGGCAACAAATTGTTTGTTGAACCTGCTTCCCGTCGATAAGACTTCTGAAGTATAGAAATGAGAAAGGCTGCCTGATGGGCAGCCTTTTTTTATGGCTCGGGGAAGATGTTGCATACTGTTGTGATGCAAATCGAGTTAACTGCCTGACAGTGGTATAAAAGACAGCGTAAGACTTGTTTTAATGGCCCCCTGTTGCGTAACAGTTTGCGCGAGCAGTATTGCTATTAATTTTGTTGTTGCAATGGGGCAATATTCATATCTTCAAGGTAGTTTTTTGCATCGTTAGAACTGGAGAAATGAACAAGCGGTGCGATAATTTTATTTTTATCGGGCATGCGGAACAGACCATAAATTGAGTCATTGGTAAGCATACCCATAGTGCCACCCGTATCCTCGCCTAGTTCGATAAGGTAGGATTGGAGACATGTTCCTTTAAAGTCCGGCGCCAGTGACTGGCATATCTCTGAGGGAATTTCCGCAAGCAATGTATATTCTTCACGTAGTGTGTATATGTCCTTTTCTTGTTCAAAGCGAACCGTCTTTTCTTTCGTTTTAACGTGGTTGAACGCAGGAGTAGGTGTTGCCGGATTTATAAGGGAGGGCGTGAGGTCTTCTCTGCGTGCAGAAATTTTCGCGAGGGGGAGGCTGCTAAGGTATTTCCCTGTGTTTCGCAGGAAATCTTCTTTAGGGGTAATGGAGAATTGTTTAGCGATGTACTCATAGTATTCATTAGATATGCCCGGACGGCTGAGTCTGTCTGGGGTCAGCATTTTTCCATCGATAACCCATCCTGTCGGAAGATCGGCTGCATAGAATTTTTCCGGTACATATTTCCAAACGCTTCGAATAGTAAATTCATTTGAAGACAAGGGTGTTATCCAGATTTCCCCCCTCCCCATTGCAACTCCGCGCCAGCTGTGCACGTAGCAGGTCGGGCCATATTCCAGAATGGTGTCGCGGAAATCGTCAGTAAAGACTTCAGAAAAAGTTTTTCCGTCCATGTATCGATTACGAAGCCCTCTGGACAGCTCACTTTTAATGTGTGTGCGGAAGGCTGCTAAATCCTTATTCTCAACAGCATCAACAATGCCTTGGGTAAACCGGTAGAGGGCTTCTGAGTCAACCTTCCAGAATAAACCATTCCTTAGCGCGGTATCAGAACAATTTCTGCTAATGGCTTTATGACATGCCGCAAGAATAGCCTTCATGGAGTCAAAAAGCTCTTTTGGCTCATTTTTAGGATACTGTTCGACCATGAGCTCTCCAAGTTCCAAGCACTTTTCATACTTCTCTGCATGAAAGCGTGAGAGCATCAGATGGTGCATGAACCAGTTGTGAATGTTCTGCTCTTTCTGTTGCTCGGTCGTTCTGTTCGCGCCTTTGTATTCAAAGGTTTTTGCAAGAATAGGACATTGAGCATATTTCTCTTCAAGAATCAGATTGGCAATTCCGTATTGTCCTATTTCATCTTTTTCCGAAAATTGCTTTTGAGCTTTGACAAGAGCTTCAGGGGAACATGGACCTATCTGCTGTCCTCCATATGTTGTTTGGAAAGAGAACAGGATAAGGATGAGTGGCAATAATTTTCGCATAAGAGCATCCTGAAAACGTAGAAAAATTAGCGGAATGATTTTGGTAAAGAATATAAAACATTCTTTACCTCGTCGATATGATTGTAATATTTTTTAGTCTGTCATCTGAACGGGATGCTCAGGGATAGCATCGAATGAACTGGAAGAAGAAAATACGGGCACGCGCTAGTTTTTGCGCGTGCCCGTACTGTGGATGGCGGGTTTTATACCTGTAAAAAATGCTTACTTATCGGGTTATGAATGCCGCGACGGTACTAATGTGGCTTTATGCAGTAACTTTTTTTATCTTTTTTTTAGATGGCGACGTTTGCGTAAGAATAACGCCGCCAAGCACTAAGCCGGATGCTACAAACTGCATGGGAGAGAGTCTGTCGCCAAGAAAAAGGAAACCCATGAACATGGTGAATACCGGTATAAGGTTGGTGAAGCCTGATGCTTGTCCTGCGGATAATTTACTTAATCCGTAGTTGTACATGCCATATGCACCCATGGTTATAACACTCGCGAGATACAGTACTGCGATGGTGGCGTCATACGGGAGTTCTGTCGGGAAGGCTCCGGGAGTGAGCGCAATAAGCGGCAGGAAAAAGATTGCGCCGACCCATGCCTGCAATGCTGTAATAAACAACGGAGAGTAGCGGTTAGAAAGCGTTTTTGCGGTGACCATGTACCCTGATGCGGATATCATTGCTAGTATTTCCAATGTGTTGCCAAAAAGCGGGTTCGGGGCATTGTCTGTTGTTTCTGCTCCCCATGAGAGCATTACAACCCCGAAGGCTGCAAGAAAGAATCCCGCCCATACCCTAAGCGCAAGTTTTTCTTTAAGAACAAAGAACGCTACAATGGCAACAAACACCGGCAGGGTCGCAACAATCATTCCAGCCTGTGTAGCAGAGGTATATTTGAGTGCATATGCCTCAAAAAGGAAGTAGAGGCATGGTTCGCAGAGTGCCATAAAAATAAGATGCTTCCAGTCTTCTCGCCGAACCTTAAGACCGCGAAAATTCTTCCAGAGAGCAATGAATAGTAAGGATGCGATAAGCATGCGCCCGAACACAACGGTAACAGGCGAAAAGCCTGTTACAGCAATTTTCATGGCAATAAATGAACTTGCCCACAGAACCATTGCACCGAAAAGTGACATGGTAGGAAGAAGGTAGTCTTTAGTTAACATTGTTTTGAAATCCTGAAAGTAGAATCTGAAAGGAGTGGCTGCTGAGCAAGGAGTGATAAACGTATAGTCAGTAGGTGACGAGAGTTTGGGGATGATAGAACTGTAACCCTTGTGGAATTCCGTCACAGTCCTCTGCCTGAAACAGCTTCTGAAAAGAAAAAATAGTAGCAGCTTAAAGGACTACTACAATATGAACTCCTTGTGAGTAGCCACTTTCGTCTGCGTTGTAAATCAGATAGTGACAGATTTTTATTGCTCTTTCGGCACAGGGACTAGCGGGGATTCGGCAGAGATATTTTCCGTCGTATTTGGCTTGGTTCTGCGTTGGCTCATCCATACTCCGGAAAGAACGAGAATACAGGCTGCGTACTGAAGAACGGTGAGTGACTCTGAAAGAATTACGTGGCTGAGGCCAAGGGCAATAACAGGGATAAGGTTGCCGTACGCAGAAGCCTGCGCGGCAGGAACATGGCGCAGACCATAGTTATAAAAAAGGTAGGCTCCAAAACTTACTGCGGTTCCAAGGTACAGGATTGCCATAACAGCTTCGGGCTGTACATTTACCGGAATTGTCTCACCGGAGAGCAATAGAATCGGAAAGAAAAAGATGGTTCCAATCCATGCCTGTAGAGCCGTCAACGTGAAGGCTGAATAAGATGCGCAAAGGCGTTTTGCTGTCAAAATATAGCCGGTGGCTGAAAGCATAGCCATCATTTCAAAGAAATTACCTAATAGGGGATTGGGAGCGGCATCTGTCACGATGCTCTTTATAGAGAGAAGTGTCACGCCCCCGATGGCTGTAATAAAACCTGCCCAGACTATTCTGGGCTGTTTTTCTTTGTAGAGCAGAAAGGAGCCGACAGCGACGAATATTGGTACAATAGAGCAGATCATTCCCGCCTGTGATGCGGATGTGTACTTAAGTGCATGCGCTTCAAACATAAACAAAAGACATGGCTCGCAGACCACCAGAAATGCAAATATTTTCCAGTGTTCTCGAGGGATTTTTTTAAGTTCTATCCGACGCCATTGGGTAAGCAGAACAAGTGAGGCAATAGCCATACGACAAAACACAACGAGCATTGGTGAAAATGCCACAATGGCAAATTTCATAGCGACAAAGGAACTTGCCCACAGGGTCATGGCGACACAAAGTGAGATTTGCGGAAGAATTAAAGCTTTTTTAATAATCATGATTGTATCGTATTGGAGGCTGAAGGCGGGACGTATTTTTTAATACAGTCCTGCCCGTTTATAAAAGCGGCGTACGGAAAGTTCCACAAGAACAAACAATACGATCGGAACAATAAGGAATATGAGTGTAAGCGCGCTTGCCATAGCTCTATCTGGTCCTGTGATTAATGGAAACAGATATCCGGTGAAGGATGGCACAACACCGCCTCCAATCAAAAAGACAAGATAATAATCCGAAAATGCTACAAGAAAGACTACTGAACTACCCGCAATAATACTCGGAAGCAGCAGCGGAAAGGTTACATAGCGTAGGCGCATCCACAATGACGCACCAAGGTTTTTAGCACAAAGCTCGTATTCTTCACTGTACGCCTCAAATCCTGAAATCAGGGCGCGCAGCATGTACGGGTAGCTGAAAATAGTCAAGATGAGCACCACCCCGGGAAAAGTGTCAGCTAGTGACAATCTAATAAATACGTGATGAATTCCCATGGAGAACGTCATTGCCGGAACCAGTGCAGGTGCCAGCAAAATGCTTTGGAGAATATTTTTTCCGGTAAAGTTTACCCGCGCAAAGTGATAGGCTGGCAATAAACAAAGCGCAAGAGCGCAGAGTGTTGTTGTCAGCGAGTATAGTACGGAAACTCCAAGATTCAGCATAATAGAGTTGCTATGCTGCCATACGGATTGCAATGCTTTGGTGGAATAATGGGCAGGAACAATATCCGGCCATGTCCAGCCGGGGGCGAACAGGGAGACAACAAGCACTGCGGTAGGGCCGGCAAAAAAGAGTACAAAAAATAAAAACAGCAAGGGATGGCGCAGCTTGTTGTTAGCCATGTGCTTCCTCTGGATTGGCTTTGGCCACTGATCGCAGGTAAATTGTAAGAAATACAATAGAGAACAGGAAAATACAGATCAGGATAGCCATAGCTTGAGGTCGATGGTGCAGCTCTTTTCTAAAATACATATTGTATGCTTCAATGCTGAGCATGGCAGGTTGAGATCCGCCGAGCAGGAACGGGATTTCAAATGCGCCGAATCCGAACAGGAAAAGGATGCAGAATGTTGAGTGCAGAGCGCCGCTAATATGTGGATATGTGACGGTACGAAACGTGCGAAAGCGGCCTGCTCCTAACATGTATGCTGTTTCTAGCAGGCGTATATCCAGCCGCTTGAGTGATGCGTAGACCATGAGCAGGGCAAACGGGATCTGCTTATAGGTATAGGCAATAATCATCCCCCAACCGTCTCCGCCGAACAGGATAGATGGAAAGTCCTGTGGCGTGGAGGTAAGGCCTGCATGGAACATGGCAGATGATATAAGCCCTGATTTTGCCCAGAAAAAGAAGATGATAAACCCTACTGCAATGTGTGGCAGAATGAGGGGGATTTTGTAGATAACGCCTGCCTGTTGTAACATTGGCGGCATTCTCCATAATCCCATAGCGAGAACAGCTCCTATGACTACAGAAAAGAAGGCAGCTACGGCACCTACTTTAATGGACAGAAGAAACGAACGCAGCATATACGGTGTCAGCAGTTCTTTATAGCTGTCGAGTAATCCTCCTTCATAGGGGAAAGGCAGTCCGAGTCCAAGAGATTGGAGAACAGCCAGCACTATTCCTCCGACAAAAAAGAGGAAAAAAGGAATGAGTAACGGTGATAAATAGCGTAAATGGAACAAAAGAGAATGCTTAGTCATATATTTCCGTTTCGTAGGTCATAGTAAGAATACCTCGGTACCTTGCAGTAATCTTTGTGTACCGTACAATTTGAATAGAAACTCAGCAAATACTATATTATATCAGATAGTTTTATACAAAAGATACAGGGCTATATGGATTCTCAATCAAACTCATGGATGAGTATATCTCTTTCCGCCGCAGTTGTTTCTGCGGGCAGCTTTATTTCCCGAATTGTGGGATTGTTACGTGATGTTCTGATTGCATCTCTGCTCGGTGCGGGGCCGTTGGCTGATGCGCTTATTGTGGCGTTCCGTATCCCGAATCTATTTAGAAAATTATTTGCAGAAGGTTCTCTTTCTTCTGCTGTGACAGCATCGATAACATATGTCCGTGAGACGGAAGGTGAGAATAGAGCGTTCTCGCTTATACGTACCTGTCTCTTGTGGACTGTCGGGATTTTTTCGTTATTGCTGGTTATTGCTGAATATGGAAGCGAAGTTATTACTTCGGTATTAGCGCCGGGGCTATCCATGTCTCCTGCTGTTTTTGCACATGCCAATACGTTGCTGAAGATAACCCTGCCGTATCTTGTGTGTATTGGTCTGGTTGCGTTTTTATCGGGCGTGCTGCATAGCCGCAAGCATTTCCATGCGCCTGCGCTTGCACCGCTGGTGTTGAATATTACACTGGTGCTTGGTGCCGCTATTGCGTGGGGGTGCTCCCTACCAGTTGCCGAAACGCTTTGTGTCGCGTTGGTCATTGGCGGCGTTTTGCAGGTTTTTTTACAACTCATGTTTTTTCATGGAAAAAGCCTCTGGCGGGGGGCTTGGAGGGTGCGGGATGCTCATGCCTGTACCTTGGCTAAGACATTGGTACCCACAGTATTAAGTGGTGCCGTATTTCAACTTAGCGTTGTTCTTGTAACTATCCTCGCGTCATTTCAGAAAGAAGGAACAATATCAAAACTTTATTTTGCGGACAGGCTAGTGCAGTTTCCATTGGGATTAATCGGCGTTGCCATTGGTGTTGCTGTACTGCCGGCGTTATCTTCACTTGCTGTTTCTAATGACAGACAAAAGTATGGCGAGGTTCTTTCTTCTGCTGTTCAGTTCACGCTCTTTTTGTCACTTCCTGCCGCCGCCGGACTTTATGTGTTGGCACACCCTGTTTTACAGCTTTTTTTTGAGCGCGGGGCATTTTCAGCTCTTGATGCTGCTATAGCTTCCAACATGTTACAGGCATTTACTGTGGGACTGCCTGCCTTTGCAGTCACGCGTCCTTTGTTGAGCGGGTAC
This portion of the Halodesulfovibrio aestuarii DSM 17919 = ATCC 29578 genome encodes:
- a CDS encoding ABC transporter permease codes for the protein MTKHSLLFHLRYLSPLLIPFFLFFVGGIVLAVLQSLGLGLPFPYEGGLLDSYKELLTPYMLRSFLLSIKVGAVAAFFSVVIGAVLAMGLWRMPPMLQQAGVIYKIPLILPHIAVGFIIFFFWAKSGLISSAMFHAGLTSTPQDFPSILFGGDGWGMIIAYTYKQIPFALLMVYASLKRLDIRLLETAYMLGAGRFRTFRTVTYPHISGALHSTFCILFLFGFGAFEIPFLLGGSQPAMLSIEAYNMYFRKELHHRPQAMAILICIFLFSIVFLTIYLRSVAKANPEEAHG
- a CDS encoding DMT family transporter gives rise to the protein MLTKDYLLPTMSLFGAMVLWASSFIAMKIAVTGFSPVTVVFGRMLIASLLFIALWKNFRGLKVRREDWKHLIFMALCEPCLYFLFEAYALKYTSATQAGMIVATLPVFVAIVAFFVLKEKLALRVWAGFFLAAFGVVMLSWGAETTDNAPNPLFGNTLEILAMISASGYMVTAKTLSNRYSPLFITALQAWVGAIFFLPLIALTPGAFPTELPYDATIAVLYLASVITMGAYGMYNYGLSKLSAGQASGFTNLIPVFTMFMGFLFLGDRLSPMQFVASGLVLGGVILTQTSPSKKKIKKVTA
- a CDS encoding DEAD/DEAH box helicase; amino-acid sequence: MERCIFSELPLSPELLKSIEDMGFEEASPIQAMAIPPLLEGKDVIGQAQTGTGKTAAFGIPVLEKVDVRLKSPQAIILCPTRELAIQVATEISQLAKRKRGVFVLPIYGGQPIERQIKALRRGVQVIVGTPGRMMDHMKRGTISLQEISMAVLDEADEMLDMGFRDDIEFILEQVPEKSQTVFFSATMRDEILQLAKRFLNAPEFLKVTQKVLTVPNIEQIYYEVRPFQKMDALCRVLDVYNPKLTIVFCSTKRGVDELTANLQGRGYQADGLHGNLNQTQRDRVMNRFRKGTIEVLVATDVAARGIDVDDVEAVVNYDIPNDVEYYVHRIGRTGRAGRMGRAFTFVSGKEFWKLRDIKRFTKARIVQHQVPTIADVENAKSSKLLDEIRDNIHKHELDRYLTIVDDFIQNEFDGDLTTAEMAAALLKILMHRDLGDAMPEQKKSFGDTGAQAGMVRLFINIGRKNRIGARDIVGAIAGESGLPGKMIGAIDIYDRFTFVEVPEDYAQEVLNVMNGNQIRGNKLFVEPASRR
- the murJ gene encoding murein biosynthesis integral membrane protein MurJ, with protein sequence MDSQSNSWMSISLSAAVVSAGSFISRIVGLLRDVLIASLLGAGPLADALIVAFRIPNLFRKLFAEGSLSSAVTASITYVRETEGENRAFSLIRTCLLWTVGIFSLLLVIAEYGSEVITSVLAPGLSMSPAVFAHANTLLKITLPYLVCIGLVAFLSGVLHSRKHFHAPALAPLVLNITLVLGAAIAWGCSLPVAETLCVALVIGGVLQVFLQLMFFHGKSLWRGAWRVRDAHACTLAKTLVPTVLSGAVFQLSVVLVTILASFQKEGTISKLYFADRLVQFPLGLIGVAIGVAVLPALSSLAVSNDRQKYGEVLSSAVQFTLFLSLPAAAGLYVLAHPVLQLFFERGAFSALDAAIASNMLQAFTVGLPAFAVTRPLLSGYYAKQNSRIPLLAGGCNLVVTVLLGVLFMQFWGGVGLAVAVSCGGWINCILLYAFLRRQGLCLTQLSRWNLVYGFMSIAVGAGCWWAAPFGLASLLCIPVLAVCYVGCLYLGRSPDAQQLVSLVKKKNTTTSDC
- a CDS encoding DMT family transporter, translating into MIIKKALILPQISLCVAMTLWASSFVAMKFAIVAFSPMLVVFCRMAIASLVLLTQWRRIELKKIPREHWKIFAFLVVCEPCLLFMFEAHALKYTSASQAGMICSIVPIFVAVGSFLLYKEKQPRIVWAGFITAIGGVTLLSIKSIVTDAAPNPLLGNFFEMMAMLSATGYILTAKRLCASYSAFTLTALQAWIGTIFFFPILLLSGETIPVNVQPEAVMAILYLGTAVSFGAYLFYNYGLRHVPAAQASAYGNLIPVIALGLSHVILSESLTVLQYAACILVLSGVWMSQRRTKPNTTENISAESPLVPVPKEQ
- a CDS encoding ABC transporter permease, whose protein sequence is MANNKLRHPLLFLFFVLFFAGPTAVLVVSLFAPGWTWPDIVPAHYSTKALQSVWQHSNSIMLNLGVSVLYSLTTTLCALALCLLPAYHFARVNFTGKNILQSILLAPALVPAMTFSMGIHHVFIRLSLADTFPGVVLILTIFSYPYMLRALISGFEAYSEEYELCAKNLGASLWMRLRYVTFPLLLPSIIAGSSVVFLVAFSDYYLVFLIGGGVVPSFTGYLFPLITGPDRAMASALTLIFLIVPIVLFVLVELSVRRFYKRAGLY